A genomic segment from Desulfovibrio sp. ZJ209 encodes:
- the qmoC gene encoding quinone-interacting membrane-bound oxidoreductase complex subunit QmoC codes for MAQMTLHTDPAFTRELMEAGGSDLKKCFQCATCSVACPLSPEVAPYPRKEMVWASWGLKEKLAADVDLWLCHNCGNCSDLCPRGAKPAEMMSAARNMIYRDLTPPAIVGKWMSSRKGLPWLFGIPALLWLIVWWIRAGFNDGNWFPRAADGRIVFGQVFYGDYTIDPIFMLTFFGALAILAWGCMRLWRMFKPRGSLLVLGPKQCWLKILWQVLFEEVVTGRKFDDCADGPATGVPQESRRVSHTMLVWSFAILALVTTIVAIGHWGGKVLPCILIETPMPLTFPVKVLANIGAILLLVALALLTWRRARLNPKYQSSSYYDWYLLGIIWLVAVTGMFSQVFRLMDCIHSAFIVYYLHLVFVWMLFAYAPWSKLGHFVYRVAAMVYVRMYGRS; via the coding sequence ATGGCGCAAATGACGCTGCACACCGATCCCGCCTTCACGCGGGAGCTCATGGAAGCAGGGGGTAGCGACCTCAAAAAGTGCTTCCAGTGCGCCACCTGCTCGGTGGCCTGCCCGCTCTCGCCGGAGGTGGCGCCCTATCCGCGCAAGGAAATGGTCTGGGCTTCGTGGGGCCTCAAGGAAAAGCTCGCGGCCGACGTTGACCTCTGGCTCTGCCACAATTGCGGCAACTGCTCCGACCTCTGCCCGCGCGGCGCCAAGCCCGCGGAAATGATGTCCGCGGCCCGCAACATGATCTACCGCGACCTGACGCCCCCGGCCATCGTGGGCAAGTGGATGAGCTCCCGCAAGGGGCTGCCCTGGCTCTTCGGCATCCCGGCTTTGCTCTGGCTCATCGTCTGGTGGATCCGCGCGGGCTTCAACGACGGCAACTGGTTCCCGCGGGCGGCCGACGGCCGCATCGTGTTCGGCCAGGTCTTCTATGGCGACTACACCATCGACCCCATCTTCATGCTCACCTTCTTCGGGGCGCTCGCCATCCTCGCCTGGGGCTGCATGCGCCTGTGGCGGATGTTCAAGCCCAGGGGGAGCCTGCTCGTGCTGGGGCCGAAACAGTGCTGGCTCAAGATCCTCTGGCAGGTGCTCTTCGAGGAGGTCGTCACGGGCCGCAAGTTCGACGATTGCGCGGACGGCCCGGCCACCGGCGTCCCGCAGGAGAGCCGCCGCGTGTCGCACACCATGCTCGTGTGGAGCTTCGCCATCCTGGCGCTGGTCACCACCATCGTGGCCATCGGGCACTGGGGCGGCAAGGTGCTGCCCTGCATCCTCATCGAGACGCCCATGCCGCTCACCTTCCCGGTGAAGGTGCTCGCCAATATCGGGGCCATCCTGCTGCTCGTGGCGCTGGCCCTGCTCACCTGGCGGCGCGCGCGGCTGAACCCGAAATACCAGTCCTCCAGTTATTATGACTGGTACCTGCTCGGCATCATCTGGCTGGTGGCCGTGACCGGCATGTTCTCGCAGGTGTTCCGGCTCATGGATTGCATCCACTCCGCCTTCATCGTCTACTACCTGCATCTGGTCTTTGTCTGGATGCTCTTCGCCTATGCGCCGTGGTCCAAGCTCGGGCACTTCGTGTACCGGGTGGCGGCCATGGTCTATGTGCGGATGTACGGAAGAAGCTGA
- a CDS encoding hydrogenase iron-sulfur subunit — MAGKIGVYFDQSNIGGGLDAEALAQGVRDKWGSLAAVVKVVPVLAEAVDGIKADIAAEGLDGLLLCGASPRVDADLYRFAPHDGTPVQVEHVNLREQCVLAYRDPDGASVLGLPPGDAPELLRLMATDYVNMGMVRLSKTETPEPATGPGTRRILVIGGGWTGMHAAMEAAASGYEVVLVEKSDKLGGAANNIPVSSPLASPWTDKEPLELAERIARLESEPRITRHLEATVTKLEGQPGEFKAEIATPQGPVTVEVGAVVLATGWTPLDGKYLEPMGYGSPSVVHAGQFAKMLVEGKVTARRIAFVLDTTLAERAFGAGALAREAGDGGVYEAADALKEDEGQNVESDGENMDAPYVKEDLTSIRHLQYSNAVNSVGMLRQANIICDKTNDAVQAFVIYKNMAIPGILERFYKKMQDRLGLMMTKADVTSVKDLGDRVVVSCANTLLGMDFDLEVDLVVLPCGLVPTTAKDLTVNFDYRQGPDFPDLDLFDGFADSNYICFPYETRRTGVYAAGCVRQPMTLDACAEDACGAVLKAIQCIEAAEHGVAVLPRSGDTSHPLFNFVRCTQCKRCTEECPFGALDDDEKGTPKPNPARCRRCGTCFGACPERVISFANYSIDQIGSMIREVQVPKDFKKEGPRILILACENDAYPALDMAGLRGKSWSPYCRVIPVRCLGSVNAIWVSDAMSKGFDGVLLLGCKYGDDYQCHFIKGSEICARRRDNIAETLSRLGVEPERVDQLEVAIDEYDRVPDLIDGFVARITALGPNPFKGM; from the coding sequence ATGGCCGGCAAGATTGGCGTCTATTTTGATCAGTCCAACATCGGCGGCGGCCTGGACGCGGAGGCCCTGGCCCAGGGCGTGCGCGACAAGTGGGGCTCGCTCGCGGCCGTGGTCAAGGTCGTGCCCGTGCTCGCGGAGGCCGTGGACGGGATAAAGGCCGACATCGCGGCCGAGGGCCTGGACGGGCTGCTGCTCTGCGGCGCCTCGCCGCGCGTCGACGCGGACCTCTACCGCTTCGCGCCCCATGACGGCACGCCCGTGCAGGTGGAGCACGTCAACCTGCGCGAGCAGTGCGTGCTCGCCTACCGCGACCCGGACGGCGCGTCCGTGCTGGGGCTGCCCCCCGGCGACGCGCCCGAGCTTCTGCGCCTCATGGCCACCGACTATGTGAACATGGGCATGGTGCGCCTTTCCAAGACCGAGACGCCCGAGCCCGCCACAGGCCCGGGCACGCGCCGCATCCTCGTCATCGGCGGCGGCTGGACGGGCATGCACGCGGCCATGGAGGCCGCGGCCTCGGGCTATGAGGTCGTGCTTGTGGAAAAGTCCGACAAGCTCGGCGGCGCGGCCAACAATATCCCGGTCTCCTCGCCGCTCGCCTCCCCGTGGACGGACAAGGAGCCGCTGGAGCTCGCGGAGCGCATCGCGCGCCTTGAGTCCGAGCCCAGGATCACCCGCCATCTCGAGGCCACGGTGACCAAACTCGAGGGCCAGCCCGGCGAATTCAAGGCCGAAATCGCCACGCCGCAAGGCCCGGTCACGGTGGAGGTGGGCGCCGTGGTGCTCGCCACGGGCTGGACGCCGCTGGACGGCAAGTATCTCGAGCCCATGGGCTATGGCAGCCCTTCGGTGGTGCATGCCGGCCAGTTCGCCAAAATGCTCGTGGAGGGCAAGGTCACGGCCAGGCGCATCGCCTTCGTGCTCGACACCACCCTCGCCGAGCGGGCCTTCGGCGCTGGTGCGCTCGCCCGCGAGGCCGGGGACGGCGGCGTCTACGAGGCCGCCGACGCCCTCAAGGAAGACGAAGGCCAGAACGTGGAGAGCGACGGCGAAAACATGGACGCGCCCTACGTCAAGGAAGACCTCACGAGCATCCGCCACCTCCAGTATTCCAACGCCGTGAACAGCGTGGGCATGCTGCGCCAGGCCAACATCATCTGCGACAAGACGAACGACGCGGTGCAGGCCTTCGTCATCTACAAGAACATGGCCATCCCCGGCATCCTCGAGCGCTTCTACAAGAAGATGCAGGACAGGCTTGGGCTCATGATGACCAAGGCCGACGTGACCAGCGTGAAAGACTTGGGCGACCGCGTTGTGGTCTCCTGCGCCAACACCCTGCTCGGCATGGACTTCGACCTCGAGGTGGACCTCGTGGTGCTGCCCTGCGGCCTCGTGCCCACCACGGCCAAAGACCTCACGGTCAACTTCGATTACCGCCAGGGCCCGGACTTCCCGGATCTCGACCTCTTCGACGGCTTCGCCGACTCCAACTACATCTGCTTCCCCTACGAGACCCGGCGCACCGGCGTCTACGCCGCCGGCTGCGTGCGCCAGCCCATGACGCTGGACGCCTGCGCCGAGGACGCCTGCGGCGCGGTGCTCAAGGCCATCCAGTGCATCGAGGCCGCGGAACACGGCGTGGCTGTGCTCCCCCGCTCGGGCGACACCTCGCACCCGCTGTTCAACTTCGTGCGCTGCACCCAGTGCAAGCGCTGCACCGAGGAATGCCCCTTCGGCGCGCTCGACGACGACGAGAAGGGCACGCCGAAGCCCAACCCGGCGCGCTGCCGCCGCTGCGGCACCTGTTTCGGCGCCTGCCCGGAGCGCGTCATCTCCTTCGCCAATTACAGCATCGACCAGATCGGCTCCATGATCCGCGAGGTGCAGGTTCCCAAGGACTTCAAGAAGGAAGGCCCGCGCATCCTCATCCTCGCCTGCGAGAACGACGCCTACCCGGCGCTCGACATGGCGGGCCTGCGCGGCAAAAGCTGGAGCCCCTACTGCCGGGTCATCCCGGTGCGCTGCCTTGGCTCCGTCAACGCCATCTGGGTGTCGGACGCCATGAGCAAGGGCTTTGACGGCGTTTTGCTGCTCGGCTGCAAGTATGGCGACGACTACCAGTGCCACTTCATCAAGGGTTCGGAGATCTGCGCCCGCAGGCGCGACAACATCGCCGAGACCCTGAGCCGCCTCGGCGTGGAGCCGGAGCGCGTGGACCAGCTCGAGGTGGCCATCGACGAATATGACAGGGTGCCGGACCTCATCGACGGCTTTGTCGCCCGCATCACGGCCCTTGGCCCCAACCCGTTCAAGGGCATGTAG
- a CDS encoding FAD-dependent oxidoreductase: protein MSNAILVVGGGFSGLTAALEAAELGHEVYLVEKSPWLGGRVAQLSKYFPKLCPPSCGLEIQFQRIRKNPRITCLTLAEVVGLSGRKGDYTAKVRLQPRHTAPHNVDFSLLAQTLDGETKSEFNFGLSSRKALYKAMPFAFPARWVLDPDTLTRADAARVAGNRFLEINEGPREIELSVGAIVVATGWQPYGMEHLVNLGGGDIVNCVSNMQMERLASSFGPTGGKIVRPSDGRQPLSVGFVQCAGSRDQNHLNYCSYICCMATFKQCLYLAEQAPQTKVTVFYIDLRAPGRYVKVLEKVQALPNVTFIKGKVAEAQAIEGDRVRLIAEDAVRGEKLALDFDLAVLATGMQPSLAGKELPLPLPLDEDGFVAGGEEAGIFACGCARMPLDVTRSAQSGTAAALKAVQTVKGR from the coding sequence ATGTCCAACGCCATTCTCGTCGTGGGCGGGGGCTTTTCGGGCCTCACCGCCGCCCTCGAAGCGGCGGAACTGGGCCACGAAGTGTATCTCGTGGAAAAATCGCCCTGGCTCGGCGGCCGGGTGGCCCAGCTCAGCAAGTATTTCCCCAAACTCTGCCCGCCCTCCTGCGGTCTGGAGATCCAGTTCCAGCGCATCAGGAAGAACCCGCGCATCACCTGCCTGACGCTCGCCGAAGTGGTGGGCCTCTCCGGCAGGAAGGGCGACTATACCGCAAAAGTGCGCCTTCAGCCCAGGCACACGGCCCCGCATAACGTGGACTTCAGCCTGCTCGCCCAGACCCTCGACGGCGAGACGAAGAGCGAGTTCAACTTCGGCCTTTCCTCGCGCAAGGCGCTCTACAAGGCCATGCCCTTCGCCTTCCCGGCCCGCTGGGTGCTCGACCCGGACACCCTCACCCGCGCGGACGCCGCGCGCGTGGCCGGCAACCGCTTCCTTGAGATCAACGAGGGCCCGCGCGAGATCGAGCTTTCCGTGGGCGCCATCGTGGTGGCCACCGGCTGGCAGCCCTACGGCATGGAGCATCTCGTCAACCTCGGCGGCGGCGACATCGTGAACTGCGTGAGCAACATGCAGATGGAGCGCCTGGCCTCTTCCTTCGGGCCCACGGGCGGCAAGATCGTGCGCCCGTCCGACGGCCGGCAGCCGCTCTCGGTGGGCTTCGTGCAGTGCGCGGGCTCACGCGACCAGAACCATCTGAACTACTGCTCCTATATCTGCTGCATGGCCACCTTCAAGCAGTGCCTCTACCTCGCCGAGCAGGCGCCGCAGACGAAGGTCACGGTGTTCTACATCGACCTGCGCGCGCCCGGCCGCTATGTGAAGGTGCTGGAGAAGGTGCAGGCGCTCCCCAATGTGACCTTCATCAAGGGCAAGGTGGCGGAAGCCCAGGCCATCGAGGGCGACCGCGTGCGCCTCATCGCCGAGGACGCCGTGCGCGGCGAAAAGCTCGCCCTTGATTTCGACCTCGCCGTCCTGGCCACGGGCATGCAGCCCTCTCTCGCCGGCAAGGAGCTTCCCCTGCCGCTCCCGCTGGACGAGGACGGCTTCGTGGCCGGCGGGGAGGAGGCGGGCATCTTTGCCTGCGGCTGCGCGCGCATGCCGCTTGACGTGACGCGCTCGGCCCAGTCCGGCACAGCCGCCGCCCTGAAGGCGGTGCAAACGGTGAAAGGGAGGTAG
- the aprA gene encoding adenylyl-sulfate reductase subunit alpha, translating into MPTIPVNEPAKGVPISEPSVKTHDVDLLIVGGGMGACGVAYEAVRWGDKHGLKILLCDKAALERSGAVAQGLSAINTYLGDNTADDYVRMVRTDLMGIVREDLIFDVGRHVDDSVLLFEEWGLPCWIKDADGHNLNGAQAKAKGMSLAKGDKPVRSGRWQIMINGESYKCIVAEAAKNALGEDRIMERMFIVKLLLDKNVPNRIAGAVGFNLRANEVHIFRANAILVGAGGAVNVYRPRSMGEGMGRAWYPVWNAGSTYSLCAQVGAEMTMMENRFVPARFKDGYGPVGAWFLLFKAKATNAMGQDYSVTNKAMLKPYEDRGYAKGNVIPTCLRNHMMLREMREGRGPIYMDTKTALNTTFATLNEEQQKDLESEAWEDFLDMCVGQANLWACTDTMPEERGSEIMPTEPYLLGSHSGCCGIWVSGPDEDWVPEEYKIRASNGKVYNRMTTVEGLFTCADGVGASGHKFSSGSHAEGRIAGKQMVRFCVDHKDFQPTIKESDEELRKLVYRPYDNYMAGKGVSTDPVVNPSYIAPKNFMMRLIKHTDEYGGGVATYYTTSDAMLKTGFHLLDMLEEDSAKLAARDLHELLRCWENYHRLWTVRLHMQHIAFREETRYPGFYYRADCLGLDDSKWKCFVNSKFDPKTGVTTFFKKPYIQIIPD; encoded by the coding sequence ATGCCGACGATTCCTGTTAACGAACCCGCCAAGGGCGTGCCGATTTCCGAACCCAGCGTCAAAACGCACGATGTCGACCTGCTCATCGTGGGCGGCGGCATGGGCGCGTGCGGCGTGGCCTATGAAGCCGTCCGCTGGGGCGACAAGCATGGCCTCAAGATCCTGCTCTGCGACAAGGCCGCGCTCGAGCGCTCCGGCGCCGTGGCCCAGGGCCTTTCCGCCATCAACACCTATCTCGGCGACAACACCGCCGACGACTATGTGCGCATGGTCCGCACCGACCTCATGGGCATCGTGCGCGAAGACCTCATCTTCGACGTGGGCCGGCACGTGGACGACAGCGTGCTGCTCTTCGAGGAATGGGGCCTGCCCTGCTGGATCAAGGACGCCGACGGCCACAACCTCAACGGCGCCCAGGCCAAGGCCAAGGGCATGAGCCTCGCCAAGGGCGACAAGCCCGTGCGCTCCGGCCGCTGGCAGATCATGATCAACGGCGAGTCCTACAAGTGCATCGTGGCCGAGGCGGCCAAGAACGCCCTCGGCGAAGACCGCATCATGGAGCGCATGTTCATCGTCAAGCTTTTGCTCGACAAGAACGTGCCCAATCGCATCGCCGGCGCCGTGGGCTTCAACCTGCGCGCCAACGAGGTGCACATCTTCCGCGCCAACGCCATCCTCGTGGGCGCGGGCGGCGCCGTGAACGTGTACCGTCCCCGCTCCATGGGCGAGGGCATGGGCCGCGCCTGGTACCCGGTGTGGAACGCCGGTTCCACCTATTCGCTCTGCGCCCAGGTCGGCGCCGAGATGACCATGATGGAAAACCGCTTCGTCCCGGCCCGCTTCAAGGACGGCTACGGCCCGGTGGGCGCGTGGTTCCTGCTCTTCAAGGCGAAAGCCACCAACGCCATGGGCCAGGACTACAGCGTGACCAACAAGGCCATGCTCAAGCCCTATGAAGACCGCGGCTACGCCAAGGGCAACGTCATCCCCACATGCCTGCGCAACCACATGATGCTGCGCGAGATGCGCGAAGGCCGCGGCCCCATCTACATGGACACCAAGACCGCCCTCAACACCACCTTCGCCACCCTCAACGAAGAGCAGCAGAAGGACCTTGAGAGCGAGGCCTGGGAAGACTTCCTCGACATGTGCGTGGGCCAGGCCAACCTGTGGGCCTGCACCGACACCATGCCCGAGGAGCGCGGCTCCGAGATCATGCCCACCGAGCCCTACCTGCTCGGCTCGCACTCCGGCTGCTGCGGCATCTGGGTCTCCGGCCCGGACGAAGACTGGGTTCCCGAGGAATACAAGATCCGCGCCAGCAACGGCAAGGTCTACAACCGCATGACCACGGTCGAGGGCCTGTTCACCTGCGCCGACGGCGTGGGCGCCTCCGGCCACAAGTTCTCCTCCGGCTCGCACGCCGAGGGCCGCATCGCCGGCAAGCAGATGGTGCGCTTCTGCGTGGATCACAAGGACTTCCAGCCCACCATCAAGGAATCGGACGAAGAGCTGCGCAAGCTCGTCTACCGCCCGTACGACAACTACATGGCCGGCAAGGGCGTTTCCACCGACCCGGTGGTCAACCCGAGCTACATCGCGCCCAAGAACTTCATGATGCGGCTCATCAAGCACACGGACGAATACGGCGGCGGTGTGGCCACCTACTACACCACCTCCGACGCCATGCTGAAGACGGGCTTCCACCTGCTCGACATGCTGGAAGAAGACTCCGCCAAGCTGGCCGCCCGCGACCTGCACGAACTCTTGCGCTGCTGGGAGAACTACCACCGCCTGTGGACCGTGCGCCTGCACATGCAGCACATCGCCTTCCGCGAAGAGACCCGCTATCCGGGCTTCTACTACCGTGCTGACTGCCTCGGCCTCGACGACAGCAAGTGGAAGTGCTTCGTGAACTCGAAGTTCGATCCCAAGACCGGCGTGACCACCTTCTTCAAGAAGCCCTATATCCAGATCATCCCCGACTAG
- the aprB gene encoding adenylyl-sulfate reductase subunit beta has translation MPTFVDPSKCDGCKGGEKTACMYICPNDLMILDPEAMRAYNQEPDACWECYSCVKICPQGAISARPYADFCPMGGVCIPLRSADSIMWTVQFRNGSVKRFKFPIRTTPEGSIKPYEGKPEGANLDDECLFTETKLAEPQAPIKKKFDVQEADKTSTVIAHSN, from the coding sequence ATGCCGACGTTTGTCGATCCGTCCAAATGCGACGGCTGCAAGGGTGGCGAAAAGACCGCCTGCATGTACATCTGCCCCAACGACCTCATGATCCTCGACCCCGAGGCCATGAGGGCCTACAACCAGGAGCCGGATGCCTGCTGGGAATGCTATTCCTGCGTGAAGATCTGCCCGCAGGGCGCCATCTCCGCCCGCCCCTACGCCGACTTCTGCCCCATGGGCGGCGTCTGTATTCCCCTGCGTTCGGCCGACTCCATCATGTGGACGGTGCAGTTCCGCAACGGCAGCGTGAAGCGCTTCAAGTTCCCCATCCGCACCACGCCGGAAGGCTCCATCAAGCCCTACGAGGGCAAGCCCGAGGGCGCCAACCTGGACGACGAGTGCCTCTTCACCGAGACCAAGCTCGCCGAGCCCCAGGCCCCCATCAAGAAGAAGTTTGACGTTCAGGAGGCCGACAAGACCTCGACCGTCATCGCCCACAGCAACTAG
- a CDS encoding aspartate aminotransferase family protein, producing the protein MSHAFDTIRAEEERLLCRSYSRYPLAIARGEGSRLWDVDGREYIDLLAGIAVVSLGHCNPEVNAALEAQARKLWHVSNLFYQREQLDLAERLLSTTHHSKAFFCNSGAEANEACIKLARRYMRKVKQRDAYEIITLEGCFHGRTLGALAATGRASLSDGFTPLPEGFRQVPAADLDALAAAMGAATAAVLVECVQGEGGVVPLPHDYLRGVEALCRKRDVLFLCDEVQCGMGRTGKFWAFQHAGLTPDAISVAKSLANGLPMGAMLATDEMARGFEAGSHATTFGGGALTSAVAAKVVEIMLRDGLAERAGKLGAALMERLRGLQERMPKKIREVRGVGLMIGVELAGDGKPVWEELLRRGFICNLSHGKTLRLLPALTIGEVQLDSFAITLEDVLKG; encoded by the coding sequence ATGTCGCACGCCTTCGACACCATCCGCGCAGAGGAAGAGCGCCTGCTGTGCCGCTCCTACAGCCGCTATCCGCTGGCCATCGCGCGCGGCGAGGGCTCCCGCCTCTGGGACGTGGACGGCCGGGAATACATCGACCTTCTGGCCGGCATCGCCGTGGTGAGCCTCGGCCACTGCAATCCCGAGGTCAACGCCGCCCTGGAGGCCCAGGCGCGCAAGCTCTGGCATGTGAGCAACCTCTTCTACCAGCGGGAGCAGCTCGACCTCGCCGAACGCCTGCTCTCGACCACGCACCACAGCAAGGCCTTTTTCTGCAATTCCGGCGCCGAGGCCAACGAGGCCTGCATCAAGCTCGCCCGGCGCTACATGCGCAAGGTGAAACAGCGCGACGCCTACGAGATCATCACCCTCGAGGGCTGCTTCCACGGGCGTACCCTGGGCGCGCTCGCCGCCACGGGCCGCGCGAGCCTTTCCGACGGCTTCACGCCCCTGCCCGAGGGCTTCCGGCAGGTGCCGGCGGCCGACCTCGACGCGCTGGCCGCGGCCATGGGGGCGGCCACCGCCGCCGTTTTGGTGGAATGCGTGCAGGGCGAGGGCGGAGTGGTACCCCTGCCGCACGACTATCTGCGCGGCGTGGAGGCCCTGTGCCGCAAGCGGGATGTGCTCTTCCTCTGCGACGAGGTGCAGTGCGGGATGGGCCGCACGGGCAAATTCTGGGCCTTCCAGCACGCGGGCCTCACGCCCGACGCCATCAGCGTGGCCAAGTCGCTGGCCAATGGCCTCCCCATGGGCGCCATGCTGGCCACGGACGAGATGGCCCGTGGCTTCGAGGCCGGCAGCCACGCCACCACCTTCGGCGGCGGCGCGCTCACGAGCGCGGTGGCCGCGAAAGTGGTGGAGATCATGCTGCGCGACGGCCTCGCCGAGCGCGCGGGCAAGCTCGGCGCCGCCCTCATGGAGCGCTTGCGCGGCCTTCAGGAGCGCATGCCCAAAAAGATCCGCGAGGTGCGCGGCGTGGGCCTCATGATCGGCGTGGAGCTTGCGGGCGACGGCAAGCCCGTGTGGGAGGAGCTCCTGCGGCGCGGCTTCATCTGCAACCTCTCCCACGGCAAGACCCTGCGCCTCCTCCCCGCGCTCACCATCGGGGAAGTGCAGCTCGACAGTTTCGCCATCACGCTGGAGGACGTACTCAAGGGGTAG
- the dut gene encoding dUTP diphosphatase, with protein sequence MNETSGLGAAPALPVRLAFTRPGAAQLYATDGNALPAPATAHSAGIDLRACLEVPETRIPAGGRLAVATGLSVQPLAPGWAAFVYSRSGLGARDGLTVAQGVGLIDPDYTGEIRVYLLNTSDEERVLRQGERVAQLVFQPYARPAWEEVPELAPTGRGAGGFGHTGR encoded by the coding sequence ATGAACGAAACTTCCGGCCTTGGGGCTGCTCCGGCCCTCCCTGTGCGCCTCGCCTTCACGCGCCCCGGCGCGGCTCAGCTCTATGCCACGGACGGGAACGCCCTGCCGGCGCCGGCCACGGCCCATTCCGCCGGCATCGACCTGCGCGCCTGCCTCGAGGTGCCGGAAACGCGCATCCCCGCGGGCGGCCGCCTCGCCGTTGCCACGGGCCTGAGCGTCCAGCCCCTTGCGCCCGGCTGGGCGGCCTTCGTCTATTCGCGCAGCGGCCTCGGCGCGCGCGACGGGCTCACCGTGGCGCAGGGCGTGGGCCTCATCGACCCGGACTATACGGGCGAGATCCGCGTCTACCTCTTAAATACTTCCGACGAGGAGCGCGTGCTCAGGCAGGGCGAGCGCGTGGCGCAGCTCGTTTTTCAGCCCTACGCGCGCCCGGCCTGGGAGGAAGTGCCCGAGCTCGCCCCCACCGGGCGCGGCGCCGGCGGCTTCGGCCACACGGGCCGCTAG
- a CDS encoding shikimate dehydrogenase, whose protein sequence is MTAPTPTEAPLPEQLYGVIGWPLGQSLSPLLHNTGFRARGIPAAYLRWEVPPEGLGTFMEAVRLLDIRGCSVTIPHKQAILPFLDVVSEAATLAGAANTLFWKEEALCGDNTDVAGFLTPLGPVPLERMDALLLGAGGAAHAVAAALRLRGCRQVRVATPSNKRHLELAERFGFTPVLWEERYAAPAGLVINATPLGMHGKHEGETPYDFALAPQVAGGIAYDIVYNPAETRFLREAAAYGRRCIDGVAMFFGQADAQFRIWTGQALPEQAREALMAALGAR, encoded by the coding sequence ATGACCGCACCCACGCCCACAGAAGCGCCGCTGCCCGAACAGCTTTATGGCGTCATCGGCTGGCCGCTCGGCCAGAGCCTTTCGCCGCTTCTCCACAACACGGGCTTCCGGGCCCGGGGCATCCCGGCAGCCTATTTGCGCTGGGAGGTCCCGCCCGAGGGCCTCGGCACCTTCATGGAGGCCGTGCGCCTGCTCGACATCCGGGGCTGCTCCGTGACCATCCCGCACAAGCAGGCCATCCTGCCCTTTCTGGACGTGGTGAGCGAGGCCGCCACCCTGGCCGGCGCCGCCAACACGCTCTTCTGGAAGGAAGAAGCCCTCTGCGGCGACAATACGGACGTGGCGGGCTTTCTCACGCCGCTCGGGCCCGTGCCGCTGGAGCGCATGGACGCGCTGTTGCTGGGCGCCGGCGGGGCCGCGCACGCCGTGGCCGCGGCCCTGCGCCTGCGCGGCTGCCGGCAGGTGCGCGTCGCCACGCCAAGCAACAAGCGCCACCTTGAACTCGCCGAGCGCTTCGGCTTCACGCCCGTGCTCTGGGAAGAACGCTACGCCGCGCCCGCGGGCCTTGTCATCAACGCGACACCGCTCGGGATGCACGGAAAGCATGAAGGCGAAACGCCCTATGACTTCGCGCTGGCCCCGCAGGTGGCGGGCGGCATCGCCTACGACATCGTGTACAACCCGGCCGAGACGCGCTTTTTGCGCGAGGCGGCGGCTTACGGGCGGCGCTGCATCGACGGGGTCGCCATGTTCTTCGGCCAGGCGGACGCGCAGTTCCGCATCTGGACCGGGCAGGCGCTCCCGGAACAGGCGCGCGAAGCCCTCATGGCGGCGCTGGGCGCCCGCTGA